In the Eremothecium cymbalariae DBVPG#7215 chromosome 7, complete sequence genome, one interval contains:
- a CDS encoding uncharacterized protein (similar to KLTH0A02728g KLTH0A02728p Lachancea thermotolerans), protein MPLQEGSSSQTQYRQSSRLRESNREEILFGPSFGSAKSRTRPILSTVNLSWGVLLSAVILVISSIIVFLLGVNIVILYRTMNVHNMINVLLKTGLIVISLLAIYFVNAFNVWFFRKMVSPSSAGRYSILRGGESFELEERER, encoded by the coding sequence ATGCCATTACAAGAAGGATCATCGTCACAGACCCAATATAGACAATCATCGAGACTTCGTGAGTCAAACCGCGAGGAAATATTGTTTGGGCCCTCATTTGGGTCTGCAAAATCTAGAACTAGGCCTATATTATCCACCGTAAACCTATCATGGGGGGTGCTATTGAGCGCTGTTATCCTGGTTATCTCATCGATTATCGTCTTTCTCCTTGGGGTTAACATCGTGATACTCTACAGGACTATGAATGTTCATAATATGATAAATGTACTATTGAAAACAGGACTCATTGTGATTAGCTTGCTGGCAATATACTTTGTGAATGCATTCAATGTATGGTTTTTTAGGAAGATGGTATCTCCATCTTCAGCAGGCAGATATTCAATACTGCGTGGTGGGGAATCCTTCGAGCTAGAAGAACGGGAGAGGTAG